The window TAGGGTTATCATAAGGTATTCATTCATTCATGAGAGACACGAATAACCGGTTTTCCAACTGTTTGGCCAGCAAAGAGTCTTATTAAGGCAGAAGGTCCTTTCTCAAGGCCTTCAATAATATCTTCTGTATATACCAACTTCCCTTCTTTGATGTATTGAAGAGTAAAATCCAGAAACTTGGGATAGAGGTGATAGTGATCATGAACTACAAAACCCTCCATTCGAATCCTCTTAGAGATGAGGTTAAACAAATTGTGAACTCCTTCATGTTGCTCAAGGTTGAATTGTGAGATCATTCCACACGCAGCAATGCGGCCATGGTGTCTCATGTTGAGTAAAACTGCATCCAGCATTTTACCACCTACGTTCTCAAAGTAAATGTCAATACCATCTGGGAAGTACCTGCAATTAATTAACCAATAATAAAAGGAGATAATCAATTAACAAACCTCTTGGAAGTAAAAGGAAATTTAGAAATATATATTACAAATATAATGGGAAAAAAGGAGTTAGAGGGAGGATAGTTatgtaaatgaaattaaatttaCCTTTTCAAAGCTGCAGCCAAATCATGCTCTTTTTTGTAGTTGAAAGCCTCATCAAACCGAAACTTGTTCTTCAATAAATTGACCTTAATTAAcagacaacaaaaaataaatatgatcaatgataaaatattcaaaattagTAGAAGAATTAAAggatcaaattttttattttattttttaatctgtAGCTGATTTTCGATGGGTTCATGTTTTATAgggttgcgtttggtaacgttccagaaaaacatttttggagtttttttcgttctatgaaAACGAAAAAACTGAATCaagtgtttggtgcatttatggtgtgtttcgttatttatttatttttttaataaaaagtgagaaaaaaatgatagaaacgagaattgacggAACAACAAAAGGTAGTTTTGTCGTTCCAGtctcattcaaaaaaaaaaaaagagggcattttgacatagaaactgaaatttctgtttttaataCGAAACGtcatttttgaaacaaaaacgttatcaaacgtaACCTTCGACCTATCCACCTAAAGCCAACCAAAGAGATTTTAggttttttataaaattaaggGACAATTTCCTAACTCGTTCCTCTTTTACGTCCAGTATCTTCCACGTGCCaactaaagaaaagaagatagtgGTTAAAATGTCAGAAGTTAGGCTTTGATACAAGGACTTCAAGCAGTTAATAAGCATAGATGGGAAAAATAGAGGTTTGAATGGACGGTAAGCAAATGGTGGATTGGCTTAGAGTAAGAAGGCAAGAAAGTATGACCTTGCGACATGTTTATCTTGTTGTGTGCTAGTTTTAAAACTCTTATTTTAAGTCTGTAAATCTGATAAAGTGTAACAGATCCTTAGAAGTGGTGGCAAATGACTAGGCCATGAAGGTGACGTTTCACAACTTAAGATGTTATAATCAGGATGTGGACTCGTTTTAGTTATCATAATCCATGTTCTTCTTTAGCATAAAAAATGGGGACAATTTTCTCGATGTACTAAATTAAACAATACTTATCTATTTATTTGTTAACAAGGAATCTCTTGAACTTAATTGCCTGATTTTATGGTCACACCCAAGAATAAACCCTGGTTATATGCAGTCATACTTAATTCGTGTAACAGATCAGTCATAGGGAGATTCAAATTGGAGAGGTCTGTTAACACCCGATTAAAACAATTATAATTGAAAAAACAAGTAGCTTTACATGAAAAGTATatgtaaaataaagtcaaacctacttattttgtaattctttttttatCCAGTAGATGTAGaaaatttttcttatatttaatAGACACAACAATCAATAATGAATTCTTGTGGTGGGCTCATCAAGTCTTACCTTGTCATCAGAGCCAGCGCTTCCAACTACATAGCAACCCATCAACTTAGCAAATTGTCCAACAATCTGCCCAACTCCACCATATGCTGATGACACAAAGACATACTCTCCTTTCTTAGGAGAACAAAGCTCAAAGAAACCAGCATAAGCACTTAGACCTGGCATACCTACAATGCACCCAACATCCAGCATTTAGATGAAGTATTGTCAAAATTTTAACAATTGGGAGAAAGAAGGCTGCCCGGTCTTGTGTCCCTACAACCAGACACAGGGGGTGGCGAAAAGACCACCTTTCCCCTTGCTTGGATGCTTGTGCACCTCTCATGGTTAGTCCCTCCACTGGTGCAATGTACACACGACCAGGTAGTGATCCCCAGCCTCCTTATATATTATTGAAAGATCAAAGGATAGAAGGTTAATATCATACTTTCATAAGTTAGACTAAAGACAAATCAGAAGATTTAAAGCATAATTATGAGACAAAAAATTGCATTCAGAGATGCAATTGTAGGAATTATCATTTCTTAAAGAATAAACAACTCGTTTGaaattccagaaaaaaaaaggaggacgAATTCATAGTGGAAAGCTGGGTATGCTAGTGGTAATACCCAAATCTATGcctatctctctcccctcccctagAAAAGTCCCCTATGCCCCTCCCATCCCAACCCTTGATTGGTTGAGCGCTAGTTCTAGAGAACCTATCGGCGTGTCCAACTTCCTCCCTACCCAAAATTTCATTACACGAATTAAAGTAATCATAAGAATTGCTTAAATAAGGACAAAATTATGATTTTATTGGTTTAGAGACCAAAACCCAGAACAAATCAGTTTTGATTGAGATCCTAGTCCATCATGTGCACTTACCCAAAATTCCAGTATAGTAAGAGAGAGGTACATCAGTGTTGTGAATCTTAAACAAGGACTCAGGTGTCTTAATGAGGCTGTACTCTTCCCATGTAGTGATCCCCCATACAAAGTCACCTTCTTTAAAGTCTGGATGATCAGAATCCAAGACTTTAGCTACTCCAAACCCACGGATAGCCTGCATTTAAAttagaaaattcaaattaaattaCTCTAACAAGGGAGATGAGATCTCTAGAGTTAATTAAACTCTTAacataaatcaaatggtgtgAGTTGAAACAAGAAGTTTGAGTCTCACCAAGCCAGGCTCGATTAAGAGTATTTTTGTTCTGGGATCACAAGCTAAGTAGATATTCTTCACCAGAATGGCTTTGGAGTCTTGAGGAACCTTTAGATGGGTGGTGCTTGTGCTCAAAACCATGTCTGTTTCTTTGAGTGGCCCATGTACATAGTCTCTGAAGACAACTTGCTTGTTGCTaacttcttctcctttggtCATATTCAATAGCCCAAAACTACAGAGAGGTATGGGTATCTCTTCCTTTCTAGGTATAAAGATTTCTCACTCAAATAGATAATTTCTCTCTTAATTTGGCTATTTATAGGTAAATCAAGTGGAAGATGAACTCAGATCCTCTCCCCTGTAGGAAACACCCTTTtcaatctcacaccatccatgggtGTGGGACCCACACCCCAAAGGAGCAAGATGGAGTTGGATGGTTACCCTCAGGGTAGGATCCTGACTTAGAGATCTGATATGAAGTCACCCCAACTGTCAGCATGTTAAGGTTCACttgggtttttttgttttttaggagGCTGCTGTCAGAAAAATCAAGCCACGACCCATACAATGTTTCATTTGAAATTGGCTATCCCatcttttgagttttgagtatTCTCCATAAAATAAGAATACATCATCAATGAGGTCACAATTTTCAACATctaatgatattttaattttaaaactcATATGACTAATCtaactattattataatatttatgaaaattgtttaaaaaattaaatacaatTTAAGATCGTTTAAATAAGGGCCAtttagaaaaatggaaaattccCTATTTATGATGGATAATATGACTGAAGGCTTTAATATTACACCAAATTTGACACATAAGCCGCCATATATGTGTCAAAAAGGCAACCTTGAtattttataaagaaaagaagttggaagTAGATTTGTATACGCAACGCAaactttgatatttttatttttattttttttctgacaaGTGAGCGCCCACCTTAATTTGTGATTTAGTGACTAAGTATTATTTTTGAGGTAGAAATAGGCATCATGAGAATCTAATCCTGAACATGCTTGACTTATCAAGAAGGTCTAAACATATGgattttgaagattttaaaTGGTATCTCCCTCCTAAGATGACACCGCAAGACgtatacgcagccttaccctggTAAACAGATTATTTTTTTAGGAGAATCTATTTGTAGCTAAGGTGggtactaggggtgtcaattcatggcccgacccgactaaatcgatcgggactgaccgtttatagatcggcccagcccggaccgtttattaaatgtgtcgggcttgagcccggcccgtttataaatggtcggtctcggttttgctacttggaccgttgGGCACCCGactgagaccgaccgaataacgccctaccgagaccggcctattgtgcaccgacttggccagaccctttaatgattgtagaatacctattttacccctccccccaattaaagaataaaaactaaaaagtaaagacatgttcacattttaaataatggttatatttggtatcatttattgatttattttcatttttttgggcttgcatgagtggacCGGAATATAagtgcacattttaaagagggtccgtttaaaaaccggttaaaacccgtttaacattaaatatGTCTGTAGCCCGATTAAgtcccgactaaagcccgattaaagtaGCCTGATTATAACCCGaagccgaccgaccgaatataaaatgtaccatgccctcaataactaagcccgattagttaaatggatgGACACgttgtagcctttgaaagtcttcaagcccgattaagcccgatcgaaactgACCGGcccgaccagttgacacccctagtgggTACAACATAAATTGTAACCTCTCTTTTTATGTCCATCAATAGATAATCattgttttatttgattaattAGCATTTCACTTTTAGTGTATGGTAGGAAAATTTGTTTACAGTTTCCATTGTATACGCAtgaagataattttattgtcaTATACATGAAGAGAGTGGAGTTAACTTGCTGGAGTCACCGGTAATGGCCGGAATAGGCCGGTTTGTACTAGTTTGTTgttggactctctctctctctttttctctctctctctctctcacacaaccGGCCAATGATAGTCATGGTTGGTACCTCCCCTTCCGACCACTTAGGCATCAAATTCAGAGATATCTAAGCCAAGTCTCAAACTACCTCAAGAACAGCTGTCTATGGACCAATGTCCCAGAACTCAACCTAACTGGGCCTTAATTGTTAggaatgtaaatggatagtcaaaaatcTGAGTTCGATTCGCTTTCGTATTCATTTAGAGATATCCGTATTCGAAAACTCACTATCCAAAAATTATCTGTATCCGTCTGAAAACTAAACTAATGCGTATATGGAAATCCCAATATCCGATAAGATACTATCCGATCTGTTTAAAACTCAATAAGTTATGCATCATGATTACCAATGTGAACCCTTTTCACCATACCACCTTTAACTTCTTCATTCatgttttctattttaaattCCCTTTCAAGTTTTAAGTTTCTCATCACTTCATTGGAATTACGGTCTGTATTTTGACAAGGGTTTAAAATTGCCCCTTTACCTTTTGTTTTTTCGGTTTCTTTGCTCctgctttcttcctttcttcaataaTGACCACTGCATATGGTGAGTTCCAAATCTTCTGATGCTTTGTCGAAGGCTAAGCATGGGTGATCGAAGACCGCAAAGGTTTTTAGATGGTGAGATTATTGAATCAAACATCTGGTGTTATGAAACATCTTCTCGTAGATGCATAGATTAGATGAAATGGATTGGTGTTActgattcttatttttttcttctattattggATGCCTACTCACTTGACTTATTTTGTGTATGTATTTTTGGCGGCAAAGATCATTTGGATTTGCAGGTACAAACGATAAGAGCAATGTGTCAACCGAAAGGGTAAATTTCTTTTCCCCTCTTCCCATGATGCTTTCTAGTACCTTAGTTGTTGTGGGTGGGTAGTAAGTAATTGTATTGATAGAAGAAAAGGTGGTTTACCAGCACTGTAGAGGAAACAATGTAGATCACCCAAATAGAGCTTGCTATAACAGTGGGTATGGTAACCGGAATGTGTATATAGATCTTCAAAACTAAATCTTTTTGCCCTTTTGCAGATAACAATCTTCAAACCCTATGTTTGACCCCTCAAAGTGACGATATCTTAATTTGGATGGTGGAGATTGACCCCTAGTTCTTGCCTAGATTCGAGGGCTCTTAATGAGTAAGCCTTTGCTAAAAAAATCGGACTGAATAATATCTGTAATCCTTTTAAAAATCGAATTCGGATTTCATACCATTCTACATATCTGATCAAATAAACGAACTGAATTTGAAGAGCGGATTAGTAAACGAATTCGAA is drawn from Macadamia integrifolia cultivar HAES 741 chromosome 7, SCU_Mint_v3, whole genome shotgun sequence and contains these coding sequences:
- the LOC122085099 gene encoding 2-alkenal reductase (NADP(+)-dependent)-like, with amino-acid sequence MTKGEEVSNKQVVFRDYVHGPLKETDMVLSTSTTHLKVPQDSKAILVKNIYLACDPRTKILLIEPGLAIRGFGVAKVLDSDHPDFKEGDFVWGITTWEEYSLIKTPESLFKIHNTDVPLSYYTGILGMPGLSAYAGFFELCSPKKGEYVFVSSAYGGVGQIVGQFAKLMGCYVVGSAGSDDKVNLLKNKFRFDEAFNYKKEHDLAAALKRYFPDGIDIYFENVGGKMLDAVLLNMRHHGRIAACGMISQFNLEQHEGVHNLFNLISKRIRMEGFVVHDHYHLYPKFLDFTLQYIKEGKLVYTEDIIEGLEKGPSALIRLFAGQTVGKPVIRVSHE